A portion of the Uloborus diversus isolate 005 unplaced genomic scaffold, Udiv.v.3.1 scaffold_14, whole genome shotgun sequence genome contains these proteins:
- the LOC129232847 gene encoding protein krueppel-like produces MAHQSEILDSKNNYLCEHCLKAFNCSYHLKRHLKIHTGEKLYPCEICPKKFSRKEHLKRHLTIHSGGEKQYSCKHLIIHTEEKPYSCEQCSKAFSRIDSLNSHLRTHSGEKLYACEHCSRAFTTASDLKKHLRLTFKILKETKVICILEQ; encoded by the exons ATGGCTCATCAGTCTGAGATCCTTGactctaaaaacaattatttgtgcGAACATTGTTTAAAGGCATTTAACTGCTCCTATCATTTAAAAAGGCATCTGAAAATACATACTGGCGAGAAATTATACCCCTGTGAAATATGTCCAAAGAAATTTTCTCGCAAAGAACACTTAAAAAGACACCTGACAATCCATAGTGGCGGCGAAAAACAGTATTCCTGT aagcaTCTAATAATCCATACTGaagagaaaccgtattcatgtgaacagTGTTCAAAGGCATTCTCCCGCATTGATAGCCTAAActcacatctgagaacccattctggcgagaaacTTTATGCATGTGAACATTGTTCACGGGCATTTACCACCGCCTcagatttaaagaaacatctgagat tgacttttaaaatacttaaagaaaCTAAAGTTATCTGTATATTAGAACAATGA